A stretch of the Sulfolobus acidocaldarius SUSAZ genome encodes the following:
- a CDS encoding agmatinase: MRQIDALKSPRFTQVSTFGRLPICLPQEEVKAAFLGIPFDDAVTYRTGTRFGPMAVRQGSRLLRPYNQFLDTYPFDKLNACDLGDVNIIPGYIEDTIKIIEKDVYDIISSKKLIPFITGGDHSITLPILRAMHKQYGKINLIHLDSHYDFWDTYWGKKYTHGSWLRRALEEGLIKDVIQAGIRASTFSKEDLSDKVKLGIKSFTIRELKLNPKDILKEIESLKGPTYVSLDIDVVDPAFAPGTGTPEVGGLSSFEIIEFIRQWRFDKLVGFDVVEVSPPYDVSEITSMLAANIIYEGLSILSLSF; the protein is encoded by the coding sequence ATGAGGCAGATCGATGCTCTTAAATCCCCAAGATTTACCCAAGTTTCCACTTTTGGAAGACTTCCAATATGTTTACCACAGGAAGAGGTTAAAGCGGCTTTCCTTGGAATACCCTTCGATGATGCCGTAACATATAGAACAGGAACTAGATTTGGACCAATGGCTGTAAGACAAGGTTCAAGGTTACTAAGACCTTACAATCAGTTTCTGGATACATATCCGTTTGACAAACTTAATGCTTGTGACCTTGGAGATGTGAATATAATACCGGGGTATATTGAGGACACCATAAAGATAATAGAGAAAGACGTATACGACATTATATCATCTAAAAAGTTGATTCCCTTCATAACTGGAGGGGACCACTCCATAACACTTCCCATACTGAGAGCTATGCATAAGCAATATGGTAAGATCAACTTGATTCATTTAGACTCCCATTATGACTTCTGGGACACTTACTGGGGTAAAAAATATACACATGGGAGTTGGTTAAGAAGAGCACTCGAGGAGGGTTTAATCAAAGACGTTATTCAGGCTGGCATAAGGGCATCTACATTTTCAAAGGAGGACTTAAGTGACAAAGTGAAGCTAGGAATAAAGAGTTTCACCATTAGAGAGTTAAAACTTAATCCCAAAGATATATTAAAGGAGATCGAATCACTCAAAGGACCCACTTACGTCTCACTTGATATAGATGTAGTTGATCCTGCATTTGCACCTGGAACAGGGACTCCTGAAGTTGGAGGTCTATCGAGCTTTGAGATAATAGAGTTCATAAGGCAATGGAGATTTGACAAATTAGTTGGATTTGATGTCGTAGAGGTGTCCCCACCATACGATGTCAGTGAGATAACCTCAATGCTAGCAGCTAACATAATATATGAGGGACTAAGTATCTTATCATTGTCCTTTTAG
- a CDS encoding AsnC family transcriptional regulator has translation MELDEIDIKILKILQENARQSLEDMSKMLKLPKSTIAYRIKRLESQGIIKGYYAHIDPYALDQDYIVITFVRAKYGKDYHLNLGSKLAEIPGVWGVYFVLGDTDFVVMARYKNREEFMKNFLEKLMSMPEIERTSTQIVVKTIKETPNIVIY, from the coding sequence ATGGAGTTAGACGAAATAGATATAAAAATTCTCAAGATACTTCAGGAAAACGCCAGACAGTCTTTAGAAGACATGAGCAAAATGCTCAAACTTCCCAAGTCAACTATCGCATATAGGATTAAGAGACTCGAATCTCAGGGTATAATAAAGGGTTATTATGCGCATATAGATCCCTATGCACTAGATCAAGATTACATAGTAATAACATTTGTTAGGGCGAAGTATGGAAAGGATTACCATCTGAACTTAGGCTCAAAATTAGCCGAGATACCGGGGGTCTGGGGAGTTTATTTTGTTTTAGGTGATACAGACTTCGTAGTAATGGCTAGGTATAAAAACAGGGAGGAGTTTATGAAAAATTTTCTTGAGAAACTTATGAGTATGCCAGAGATAGAGAGGACTAGTACACAAATTGTGGTAAAGACGATAAAGGAGACTCCAAATATAGTAATTTATTAA
- a CDS encoding Sulfolobus mercury resistance protein, MerI, whose product MKVVNENEEVEKIGLTLEEDEILLVDPKGQHISKVSTKQIVKKALEEKTLRFRIKEAVQVKLNRDEEKKLPDLKELVFDTHLLLYGKRAHEVKYVGHVCPFCGMEVDEQGYCCCNTGTD is encoded by the coding sequence ATGAAAGTTGTTAATGAAAACGAAGAGGTAGAGAAAATTGGTCTGACCCTTGAAGAGGACGAGATATTATTAGTAGATCCTAAAGGGCAACATATAAGTAAAGTATCAACTAAACAAATAGTTAAGAAAGCATTAGAGGAAAAGACATTGAGGTTCAGAATTAAGGAGGCTGTTCAAGTAAAATTAAACAGAGACGAGGAGAAAAAGCTGCCAGATTTAAAGGAGCTAGTTTTCGATACACATCTCTTGTTATACGGTAAGAGGGCTCACGAAGTAAAATACGTTGGACATGTATGTCCATTCTGTGGAATGGAAGTAGATGAACAAGGATATTGTTGTTGTAATACTGGCACAGATTAA
- a CDS encoding ferredoxin--NADP reductase, translating to MKEYDIIIVGGGPIGLFATFYSGLRDMSALLIDAQDELGGQLVTIYPEKMVYDVGGYPGILAYDLAQNLIEQAKMFSPDIRLKEWVDWITRTQDNLWMVKTDKGNEFKGKTVLLALGIGKITPSRLGAGGEIEYENRGVYYTVKRKKDFEEKRILIVGGGDSAVDWAINLAPVAKSITLIHRRDQFRAHESSVKQLYNIASVHTWHELKEVKGDGSRVTQAVIFDNRTKEEKTLDVDAVIISIGHKGDLGNVPRWGLNMKGRDILVNAKMETNLPGVYAAGDIASQEGVPKMALIAIGFSQAAIATSIAKKYIDPNVSIFGGHSSEIMKSKS from the coding sequence TTGAAGGAATATGATATAATAATCGTCGGTGGAGGACCTATAGGATTATTTGCAACGTTTTATTCCGGTCTAAGAGATATGAGTGCTTTACTAATTGACGCACAAGATGAGCTAGGTGGACAGCTGGTCACAATATATCCTGAGAAGATGGTTTATGATGTTGGAGGGTATCCTGGCATTTTGGCATATGACCTAGCCCAGAACCTCATAGAACAAGCAAAGATGTTTTCACCTGATATAAGACTTAAGGAGTGGGTAGATTGGATTACAAGGACGCAGGATAATCTTTGGATGGTAAAAACTGATAAGGGAAATGAGTTTAAGGGAAAAACAGTACTACTAGCATTAGGTATAGGGAAGATCACACCATCAAGGCTAGGTGCAGGAGGAGAGATCGAGTATGAAAATAGGGGGGTATACTACACAGTTAAAAGGAAGAAGGATTTTGAGGAGAAGAGAATTTTGATTGTCGGAGGAGGAGATTCAGCTGTAGATTGGGCTATTAACCTAGCTCCAGTTGCAAAGTCAATCACATTAATTCACAGGAGAGATCAGTTTAGAGCACATGAGAGCAGTGTAAAACAGTTGTATAACATAGCTTCAGTTCACACTTGGCATGAGTTGAAGGAAGTAAAGGGGGATGGAAGTAGGGTTACCCAGGCTGTAATATTTGATAATAGGACAAAGGAGGAGAAAACGCTAGATGTTGATGCTGTAATAATAAGTATTGGACATAAGGGAGATCTAGGAAATGTTCCCAGATGGGGTTTAAACATGAAGGGAAGGGATATTTTAGTGAATGCGAAGATGGAAACGAATTTACCTGGCGTATATGCTGCCGGCGATATTGCAAGCCAAGAAGGGGTGCCAAAGATGGCTTTAATTGCTATAGGTTTTAGTCAGGCTGCTATAGCTACAAGTATAGCAAAGAAGTATATAGATCCAAATGTGTCCATATTTGGCGGACATAGTTCAGAGATAATGAAGTCCAAAAGTTAA
- a CDS encoding glutamate--ammonia ligase codes for MSQSIKDKLRSYNVEMLRFTWVGLDGVIRSKGAQVSHVEELIRTGIGVTKALFSFTPMDIISPYGSFGPQDEDVFIVPDLSTLTVFPPSAIVICEVRDKGKPWEFDMRSKLNARLEKLKEEEGYDVRSSFEMEFYLVKDRKPYDDARCFDSSAFYNNPVISEMIKVLTNSGIDIIRVIKEYGPGQYEFDIVHKNSLRSADEVVIFKEITKQIALSKGIEANFMPKPFNKLPGSGMHLNISLWREGKNVFYDPKDKYGLSELGYNFIAGLLEHAKALTALVAPTVNSYKRLIPGSWAPTKISYGYNNKSTMIRIPTPYPTMESHDRRVEYRVPDASANPYLVILAVLEAGLDGIERGLKPGNPVNENAYLRKDIEDIPRNLREALRELDKDKRLKERIGEQVVREFINIKSAEVEEFESIVTDWEYEVYRKI; via the coding sequence ATGTCACAATCCATAAAGGATAAGCTGAGAAGTTACAATGTCGAGATGCTTAGGTTTACATGGGTCGGGTTGGATGGAGTTATCAGGTCCAAAGGAGCCCAAGTGAGCCATGTGGAAGAGCTAATAAGAACTGGTATTGGCGTCACCAAAGCCCTGTTCAGCTTTACCCCGATGGACATAATATCTCCTTATGGTTCCTTTGGTCCTCAGGATGAGGATGTCTTTATAGTCCCAGACTTATCGACTTTGACCGTGTTTCCACCCTCAGCTATTGTAATATGTGAAGTTAGAGATAAGGGAAAGCCTTGGGAGTTTGATATGAGAAGTAAGTTAAATGCGAGATTAGAGAAACTTAAGGAGGAAGAAGGTTACGACGTGAGATCGTCCTTTGAGATGGAATTCTACCTTGTGAAGGATAGGAAACCATATGATGACGCAAGATGCTTCGACTCCTCTGCTTTTTACAATAATCCAGTAATAAGTGAGATGATAAAAGTACTCACAAACTCAGGGATAGATATTATAAGGGTTATCAAGGAGTACGGACCTGGTCAATACGAGTTTGATATAGTTCACAAGAACTCATTGAGGAGTGCTGATGAGGTGGTAATATTCAAGGAGATAACAAAACAGATTGCCCTCTCAAAGGGTATTGAGGCTAACTTCATGCCTAAACCGTTCAACAAACTACCAGGGTCAGGTATGCATTTGAACATAAGCCTTTGGAGAGAAGGAAAAAACGTATTTTATGATCCCAAGGACAAATATGGACTGAGTGAACTAGGATATAATTTCATTGCCGGACTGCTGGAGCATGCAAAGGCTCTCACTGCATTAGTTGCACCTACAGTTAATTCATATAAGCGATTAATACCAGGCTCATGGGCACCGACTAAGATATCTTATGGGTATAACAACAAATCTACCATGATAAGAATACCAACCCCTTATCCTACAATGGAATCACATGACAGGAGAGTTGAGTACAGGGTTCCTGACGCTTCTGCCAATCCTTACCTAGTTATATTAGCTGTCTTGGAGGCTGGACTTGATGGTATTGAGAGGGGACTAAAACCCGGTAATCCTGTAAACGAAAATGCTTACCTTAGAAAAGACATAGAGGATATTCCAAGAAATCTAAGGGAGGCTTTACGTGAGCTAGATAAAGACAAAAGATTGAAGGAGAGAATAGGGGAACAGGTTGTGAGGGAGTTCATAAACATCAAAAGTGCTGAGGTTGAAGAGTTCGAATCTATTGTAACGGACTGGGAGTACGAGGTTTACAGGAAGATCTAG
- a CDS encoding 4-hydroxybutyryl-CoA dehydratase — MVIRTGDQYVSSISNRSKVEIYVLGKEVKDVTRHPFLKPSVMSFKATFDAAWDEDTKELGRAWSPYLEEEINRFNHIHRSPEDLAAKVKLLRKLSHKTGACFQRCVGWDSLNTLNIVTKIMANKGKTESRDRFVEYLKYVQKNDLALAGAMTDVKGVRTLKPSQQPNKNAYLRVTEVTKDGIYVSGAKANITGVAATEEMVVLPTRAMGPEDKDYAVAFAIPTDTEGIKIVVGRQINDARRMEEGEIDGLPYFYNHEGLVIFDNVFVPMNRVFLAGEWEYTGTLVEIFAAYHRQGYGGCKAGLGDVIIGASADLAKQIGVEKAPHVQDKLTEMIFLTETMYSAGIAASLNAVKMCDNCWWVNPMHANVTKHLVARFPAQISQLAIDIAGGMVGTAPSEWDLKNPKLKEYIMRYLQGVEDFTAEDRLRMIRLVENVSMGVAFQIESIHGAGSPAAQRIMFSRLYDLDLAREISKKLAGRKADLKMTTKPEPWRETQSEQEAKEHGK; from the coding sequence ATGGTAATTAGAACAGGAGATCAATACGTCTCGTCTATAAGTAACCGCTCTAAGGTGGAAATATACGTTCTGGGAAAAGAGGTCAAGGATGTAACGAGACATCCATTCCTTAAGCCATCTGTGATGTCCTTTAAGGCAACATTTGATGCTGCATGGGATGAGGACACAAAGGAGCTAGGAAGAGCCTGGAGTCCATACCTTGAGGAAGAGATAAACAGGTTTAATCACATTCATAGGTCACCAGAGGATTTAGCTGCTAAGGTTAAACTACTGAGAAAACTTAGTCATAAGACGGGAGCATGTTTTCAGAGATGTGTTGGTTGGGACTCTCTAAATACACTGAATATAGTGACCAAGATTATGGCAAATAAGGGTAAAACTGAGTCTAGAGACAGGTTTGTAGAGTATCTAAAATACGTGCAGAAGAACGATTTAGCACTTGCAGGAGCCATGACAGATGTTAAGGGTGTTAGGACATTGAAGCCCAGCCAACAGCCAAATAAGAACGCTTACCTTAGGGTCACTGAAGTAACAAAGGACGGAATTTATGTGTCCGGAGCAAAGGCAAACATAACAGGAGTAGCTGCAACCGAGGAGATGGTCGTCTTACCTACTAGGGCTATGGGACCAGAGGATAAGGATTACGCTGTAGCCTTTGCAATACCTACGGACACTGAGGGTATTAAGATTGTGGTCGGGAGGCAAATTAACGATGCAAGGAGAATGGAAGAGGGTGAAATTGACGGTTTGCCATATTTCTACAACCATGAAGGGTTGGTAATATTCGACAACGTATTTGTCCCTATGAACAGAGTTTTTCTAGCTGGAGAATGGGAGTACACTGGTACATTAGTGGAGATATTTGCTGCTTATCACAGGCAGGGTTATGGGGGGTGTAAAGCAGGCTTAGGAGATGTGATAATCGGAGCAAGTGCTGACTTAGCCAAGCAGATTGGCGTTGAAAAAGCTCCTCATGTACAAGACAAGTTAACTGAAATGATATTCCTGACTGAAACCATGTACTCTGCAGGGATTGCGGCAAGTCTTAATGCGGTTAAAATGTGTGATAATTGCTGGTGGGTTAATCCAATGCACGCTAATGTGACTAAGCATTTAGTTGCTAGATTTCCTGCACAGATCAGCCAGTTAGCTATAGATATAGCAGGTGGAATGGTGGGAACTGCACCGAGCGAATGGGATTTGAAGAATCCCAAATTAAAAGAATATATAATGAGATATTTACAGGGAGTTGAGGACTTCACCGCAGAGGACAGACTTAGAATGATTAGGTTAGTAGAGAATGTAAGCATGGGAGTTGCATTCCAAATCGAATCTATTCACGGCGCGGGAAGTCCTGCTGCACAAAGAATAATGTTTTCAAGACTTTATGATCTCGATCTGGCTAGAGAAATATCGAAGAAATTGGCTGGTAGAAAGGCTGATCTGAAGATGACTACCAAGCCAGAGCCATGGAGAGAGACACAGTCGGAACAAGAAGCAAAGGAACATGGTAAGTAG
- a CDS encoding aryldialkylphosphatase: MTKIPLVGKGEISPREMGFTLIHEHLRVFSEPVRYQWPHLYNEDEELKNAVNEVKTIMSYGVKTIVDPTVMGLGRDIRFSEKVVKETGINVIAATGLYTYTDLPFFFNGRSLEEIAELLINDIKKGIQGTNNRAGFIKVAADEPGITRDVERAIRAAAIAQKETKVPIITHSNAHNGTGLEQQRILMEEGVDPGRVLIGHLGDTDNVDYIKKIADKGSFVGLDRYGLDLFLPVDKRNEVLLKLIRDGYLDRIMVSQDYCCTIDWGIAKPEYKPKLAPKWSMSLIFTDVIPSIKRAGVTDEQLDVIFVKNPAKLFS; this comes from the coding sequence ATGACAAAAATTCCTCTTGTAGGAAAAGGCGAAATATCACCTAGAGAAATGGGTTTTACTTTGATACATGAGCATTTAAGGGTATTCAGTGAACCAGTGAGATATCAATGGCCACATCTTTATAACGAAGATGAGGAGTTGAAAAATGCAGTAAATGAAGTAAAGACTATAATGTCATATGGTGTTAAGACCATTGTGGACCCCACTGTTATGGGTTTAGGGAGAGACATCAGATTCAGTGAGAAGGTCGTGAAAGAAACAGGTATAAATGTGATTGCTGCAACAGGGTTATATACTTACACTGATTTACCTTTTTTCTTCAATGGAAGATCGTTGGAAGAGATTGCAGAATTATTAATAAATGATATAAAAAAGGGAATACAAGGGACAAATAATAGAGCAGGCTTCATCAAGGTTGCAGCAGATGAGCCAGGCATAACGAGGGATGTAGAGAGGGCAATAAGAGCAGCTGCCATAGCTCAGAAAGAGACTAAAGTACCTATAATAACACATTCAAATGCTCATAACGGGACAGGTCTGGAGCAACAAAGGATTCTAATGGAGGAGGGTGTAGACCCAGGGAGAGTACTCATAGGTCACTTAGGGGACACTGATAACGTGGATTACATAAAGAAAATAGCAGATAAAGGCTCTTTTGTAGGTTTAGATAGATATGGTTTAGATCTATTCTTGCCTGTGGATAAGAGGAACGAGGTGTTGTTGAAATTAATTAGAGATGGATACTTGGACAGGATTATGGTGTCCCAAGATTACTGTTGTACAATTGACTGGGGAATAGCTAAGCCAGAGTACAAACCTAAACTAGCTCCAAAATGGAGTATGAGTTTGATATTTACAGACGTTATACCATCAATTAAGAGGGCAGGAGTAACTGATGAGCAGTTGGATGTAATATTTGTAAAGAATCCAGCAAAACTATTTAGTTAG
- a CDS encoding aminotransferase has protein sequence MEEDVLTKNLIKQHTFRTWGKQKNWDPLVIKEGKGAYFSDSKGNKYLDFSSQFINVNLGYGNENVIKAIEKQLETLQYINPSLGVSIRAEASRALLEVMPKNITKFFFSTSGTEANEAAIKIIRLIKRPSFKILSRYRSYHGSTEGSISLTGDYRRWFVEPNIMPGVVRFPEPYCFRCPLKLKYPDCGIACANYVEYIIKQEKHVAGIIVEPITGTNGVIVPPKEYMPLLRKIAMENDVIFIVDEVMTGWGRVGEWFAVNLWGIEPDILTTAKGASASYVPIGITGVSKEIVDFFEDNVFAHGHTFEAHPVSLAAIPAVISEYKRLNLLPHVREIGEYLGQRLNELKGRHISIGDIRGVGLFWAVELVKDSKNTPFADYDDKYEGKPILLDLLARKALESGVFVYNGPSWFIIAPPLVVEKEDIDKGIEVLDKVIREADNQYRN, from the coding sequence ATGGAAGAAGATGTCTTAACTAAGAACTTAATAAAGCAACATACATTTAGGACATGGGGAAAACAGAAAAACTGGGATCCTCTAGTAATCAAAGAGGGTAAGGGTGCATATTTTTCTGATTCCAAAGGTAATAAGTACCTGGACTTCTCCTCCCAGTTCATAAATGTTAATTTGGGCTATGGTAATGAAAACGTAATTAAGGCTATAGAAAAACAGTTGGAAACATTACAATACATAAATCCTTCATTAGGGGTCAGTATTAGGGCTGAGGCATCAAGGGCATTACTAGAAGTGATGCCAAAAAACATAACTAAATTCTTCTTTTCAACCTCAGGCACAGAAGCCAATGAAGCTGCGATAAAGATCATAAGGCTGATTAAGAGACCTTCTTTCAAGATTCTATCTAGATACAGATCTTATCATGGCTCCACAGAGGGATCCATATCTCTGACTGGAGACTACAGGAGATGGTTTGTTGAGCCTAACATAATGCCAGGAGTTGTAAGATTTCCAGAGCCTTACTGCTTCAGATGTCCCTTGAAACTGAAATATCCAGATTGCGGTATAGCATGCGCAAATTACGTAGAGTACATCATAAAACAGGAAAAGCATGTCGCAGGAATTATAGTTGAACCCATAACAGGTACAAATGGTGTGATCGTCCCGCCGAAGGAGTACATGCCCTTATTAAGGAAGATCGCCATGGAAAATGATGTCATATTTATTGTAGATGAAGTTATGACTGGATGGGGTAGAGTAGGGGAATGGTTTGCTGTAAATCTGTGGGGTATTGAACCTGATATTTTAACCACTGCCAAGGGGGCTTCAGCATCATATGTTCCTATTGGTATTACAGGAGTTTCTAAGGAGATCGTAGATTTCTTTGAGGATAATGTTTTTGCTCATGGTCATACGTTTGAAGCTCATCCTGTCTCCTTAGCTGCCATTCCTGCTGTTATCAGTGAGTACAAAAGGCTCAATCTACTTCCACACGTCAGAGAGATAGGAGAATATTTAGGGCAGAGATTAAATGAGCTCAAGGGAAGGCACATAAGCATAGGAGATATAAGGGGAGTCGGTCTGTTCTGGGCTGTAGAGTTGGTGAAGGATAGTAAAAACACTCCCTTTGCAGACTATGATGATAAATATGAAGGTAAACCAATTTTACTTGATCTATTAGCCAGAAAAGCCTTAGAAAGTGGAGTATTTGTATACAATGGACCTTCGTGGTTCATAATAGCCCCACCCTTAGTTGTTGAAAAGGAAGATATTGATAAAGGCATAGAGGTATTGGACAAAGTGATAAGAGAGGCTGACAATCAGTACAGAAATTGA
- a CDS encoding ABC transporter permease codes for MRKSVFIGWLGTFMQLLIRLSWGVIALPISILLNLNPVEVGFVASSFYIGYILFSIPWGLIIDKIGPNKAMATSSAILVPLNLILFLFLRSYVLIVIIYFMEGIITSSIFPSAMKIIAITYAGSSHLTFYVALLESAGPITILLLGAVSSFMLDSWKFLFLFFATGFSVLCLLSLKLKVDSKSTEVKRSFSVLFNRKIILATLIRLGELWATWGTTTWIFSMLVVYRDIPVTLSASFLFLFGLGQLIGILSVERLVAVIGDKNVILINLIGFILVTLLIIITFNPYLVVAEAFLLGVFSFSYRPPTDSIIMKIGGESRAGTSIGFANAVSQLGTMIAPSLVGFVLFITKSFAFSMFALDLGCVISIISLFLLSKLK; via the coding sequence ATGCGTAAGAGTGTTTTTATAGGCTGGTTAGGGACTTTCATGCAACTTCTCATAAGACTTAGCTGGGGAGTTATCGCCCTACCTATATCTATTTTACTTAACTTGAATCCTGTAGAAGTAGGCTTTGTAGCCTCCTCTTTCTATATAGGATATATCTTATTTTCCATTCCCTGGGGGCTGATAATTGACAAAATTGGTCCTAACAAGGCTATGGCTACGTCATCTGCTATTTTAGTTCCACTTAATCTCATACTGTTCTTGTTTCTAAGATCGTATGTGCTAATAGTGATAATTTACTTTATGGAAGGAATTATTACGTCTTCAATATTTCCATCTGCAATGAAAATAATAGCTATTACCTATGCGGGAAGTTCCCATCTCACATTTTATGTAGCTTTACTAGAAAGTGCAGGACCAATTACTATCTTGCTTCTTGGAGCAGTCTCGTCGTTTATGCTAGATTCATGGAAATTCTTGTTCTTATTCTTTGCCACAGGTTTTAGTGTGTTATGTCTTCTCAGTTTAAAGTTAAAGGTTGATTCGAAGTCCACCGAGGTTAAAAGATCATTTAGTGTTCTCTTCAATAGGAAAATCATATTAGCCACCTTGATAAGGCTAGGTGAACTGTGGGCTACGTGGGGAACAACTACATGGATATTCTCTATGTTAGTGGTTTATAGAGACATTCCTGTAACTCTATCTGCATCATTTCTATTCCTTTTTGGATTAGGTCAACTGATAGGTATATTAAGTGTGGAAAGGTTAGTAGCAGTAATAGGAGATAAGAATGTAATACTGATTAATTTAATAGGATTTATCTTAGTCACTTTACTCATTATAATAACATTTAATCCCTACCTAGTAGTAGCTGAGGCATTTCTTTTAGGGGTGTTCTCGTTCTCTTATAGACCCCCTACAGACTCCATCATAATGAAGATAGGGGGAGAAAGTAGGGCAGGTACTTCAATTGGGTTCGCTAATGCAGTGTCCCAATTGGGAACTATGATAGCTCCAAGCTTAGTGGGATTCGTCCTGTTTATAACCAAGAGTTTTGCATTCTCCATGTTTGCCTTAGATCTTGGCTGTGTAATTTCGATCATAAGCTTGTTTCTTCTCTCAAAACTTAAATGA
- a CDS encoding amidohydrolase yields the protein MDEKEFMMASAESWGEKEINTDVIEMNKWRPFYLMLKKEMKRLLGDDFIKERNRLIRDDPVSYMKFLIDDAKIRAFVIDEGFGSKEMEIPAPYKRLFRIESIINSSLFSLSFDKATEFFEETLRNKVREGYVGFKSIIAYRTGLNITCNELKALEDFLSRDEDWYGEKKKGFRDYLLCKTMEIAKELDVPLQVHTGAGDRDIKLELSRPAYLTNVVRRYEGKIVFVHSGYPYHRETAWMSYIFPSVYLDLSQVCPFAPLGALNTLEEIVEVAPFNKIMYGSDGFNIPEISWISAKIFPRYLDIVLNKMVSLGIIEEEEEIRQMILSRNASRLYKLD from the coding sequence ATGGACGAAAAGGAATTTATGATGGCATCAGCTGAGTCGTGGGGGGAAAAGGAGATAAATACTGACGTAATTGAAATGAACAAGTGGAGACCATTTTACCTCATGCTAAAAAAAGAGATGAAGAGACTTTTAGGAGATGACTTCATCAAAGAGAGGAATAGGTTAATAAGGGACGACCCTGTAAGTTACATGAAATTCCTAATTGATGATGCTAAGATTAGAGCTTTTGTGATTGATGAGGGATTTGGAAGCAAAGAGATGGAAATACCTGCACCGTATAAGCGTCTCTTTAGGATAGAGAGCATAATTAATTCAAGTCTCTTCTCTTTATCCTTTGATAAGGCAACAGAGTTCTTTGAGGAGACATTGAGGAATAAAGTAAGGGAAGGATATGTGGGGTTCAAGAGCATAATAGCTTACAGAACTGGTCTAAATATAACCTGCAATGAGTTGAAAGCGTTAGAGGACTTCTTGTCAAGAGATGAGGATTGGTATGGGGAGAAGAAAAAGGGCTTCAGGGACTATCTGTTATGCAAGACTATGGAGATAGCTAAAGAGTTAGATGTACCACTGCAGGTTCACACGGGTGCTGGTGACAGGGATATAAAGCTTGAACTGTCGAGACCAGCTTACTTGACTAATGTTGTGAGAAGGTATGAAGGAAAAATAGTGTTTGTTCATTCAGGATACCCTTACCATAGGGAGACTGCATGGATGAGTTATATATTTCCTTCAGTATACTTAGACCTGTCTCAAGTCTGTCCATTTGCCCCTTTGGGGGCTTTAAATACTTTAGAGGAGATAGTGGAGGTTGCGCCTTTTAACAAAATAATGTATGGGAGTGATGGGTTTAATATACCTGAAATATCTTGGATTTCAGCTAAGATATTTCCAAGATATTTAGACATAGTCCTGAACAAAATGGTCTCATTAGGAATAATTGAAGAGGAGGAAGAGATAAGGCAAATGATATTATCTCGGAATGCCTCACGTTTATACAAGCTTGATTAA